A single window of Dehalococcoidia bacterium DNA harbors:
- a CDS encoding superoxide dismutase family protein — protein sequence MKMVWGLVAAATVLVGGLSYFAAGGEAGGSSSRDGSSARATLRDANQAEVGKVKLKQRGDAVEIRIEVDGSVTPGFHGFHVHATAACVAPFTSAGGHYNPSSATHRDHAGDLPVLYVDADGEAEARFSTDRFGLNALFDADGSAFILHAGPDNYANIPTDRYDPDPDATTLATGDAGGRIACGIIEKR from the coding sequence ATGAAGATGGTATGGGGACTGGTCGCCGCGGCGACCGTTCTGGTCGGCGGGCTTTCGTATTTTGCGGCCGGAGGCGAGGCGGGCGGCAGTTCGTCCCGCGATGGCTCAAGCGCGCGCGCCACGTTGCGTGATGCGAACCAGGCGGAGGTCGGGAAGGTGAAGCTCAAGCAACGGGGTGACGCGGTAGAGATCCGAATAGAGGTTGATGGATCGGTGACTCCCGGCTTCCACGGCTTTCACGTACACGCGACTGCTGCGTGCGTTGCGCCGTTTACCTCAGCCGGCGGGCACTACAACCCGAGCAGCGCTACGCACCGCGATCACGCAGGCGACCTGCCAGTCTTGTACGTCGACGCCGACGGCGAGGCTGAAGCGCGCTTCTCCACGGATCGCTTTGGGCTGAACGCTCTGTTCGACGCGGATGGAAGCGCGTTCATCCTGCACGCTGGCCCTGACAACTACGCGAACATCCCGACCGACCGCTACGACCCGGACCCCGACGCAACGACGCTTGCTACCGGCGATGCCGGTGGCCGCATCGCCTGCGGCATCATCGAAAAGCGCTGA
- a CDS encoding sensor histidine kinase, producing MALLFVAGAVINFEAMDYMHVELHAILDLQQEDPQRLTAAVEDLEQTQHGFLFSSAPMLAIIGALVTITLGAAIAISVIEPLEKMKQAMRRIATGDFSQPVEVKSRDELGELSDHINRMADDLARLQAATLAEERSRALRDQIIRVTAAQEDERRRISRELHDGLGPSLAVTVNRLRACQPLVRSDPQAAEVELEDLSKTVRGHIQDIRQLINGLRPLTIDQLGLVGATRQHLEQFASETGIEVLSLLSPVSLDPYAEVTIFRVLQESLINVQRHAGADHVEVHLRQTVDGVELTVRDNGSGFDQRRHGTRTDAGVGILGMRERAEITGGRLWIRSSPGNGCEVRLTVPSRQAEKRTEAALGSHPSPVS from the coding sequence ATGGCGCTGCTGTTCGTAGCGGGCGCTGTGATCAACTTCGAGGCGATGGACTACATGCACGTCGAACTGCATGCGATCCTCGACCTCCAGCAAGAAGATCCGCAGCGTCTCACGGCCGCCGTTGAAGACCTGGAGCAGACGCAGCACGGATTCCTCTTCTCCTCCGCTCCGATGCTTGCCATCATCGGCGCCCTGGTCACGATCACCCTCGGCGCGGCAATCGCCATCTCCGTGATCGAGCCGTTGGAGAAGATGAAGCAGGCGATGCGGCGGATCGCGACCGGCGACTTCTCACAGCCCGTCGAGGTCAAGAGCCGTGACGAACTTGGCGAGCTTTCCGACCACATCAACCGCATGGCTGACGACTTGGCGCGCTTGCAGGCAGCAACGCTCGCCGAGGAGCGGTCGCGGGCGCTAAGGGATCAGATCATCCGGGTGACGGCAGCGCAGGAAGATGAGCGACGGCGCATATCTCGCGAGTTACACGACGGTCTCGGGCCCTCACTGGCGGTCACCGTCAACCGATTGCGTGCTTGCCAACCGCTGGTACGCAGCGATCCCCAGGCCGCAGAAGTTGAACTGGAAGACCTGAGCAAGACGGTGAGAGGACACATCCAGGATATTCGCCAACTGATCAACGGGCTCAGGCCGCTCACCATTGACCAACTGGGGCTCGTCGGCGCGACGCGGCAGCATCTCGAGCAATTCGCCAGTGAGACAGGTATCGAAGTGCTGTCGCTCCTGTCACCCGTGTCGCTTGATCCGTACGCCGAGGTGACGATCTTTCGTGTCCTCCAGGAGTCTCTAATCAACGTACAGCGACACGCAGGCGCCGATCACGTTGAAGTGCATCTGCGACAAACCGTTGACGGCGTCGAGCTCACGGTGCGGGACAATGGAAGCGGGTTCGACCAACGCCGCCACGGCACGCGAACTGATGCGGGCGTCGGCATCCTAGGGATGCGCGAGCGGGCCGAGATCACCGGCGGGCGTCTATGGATACGAAGCAGCCCGGGGAACGGCTGCGAGGTGAGGCTGACCGTGCCGAGCCGCCAGGCTGAAAAGAGAACGGAGGCGGCACTTGGAAGCCATCCGAGTCCTGTTAGC
- a CDS encoding AarF/ABC1/UbiB kinase family protein — protein sequence MPPVAARKLLRRPGGAATAGRRIFDGLGATYIKFGQFIASAPGIVGDEVAEEFRGCLDAGPAVPFRHVRALVESEMGCPLGDVFTHFEETPLAAASIAVVHRATLLDGTPVAVKVLRPGIERAVATDLAMMEAWVRFLAARGIDQAYNMVGLVVGLKAQIAEELDLGNEARTMDAFRALFAEFEMSLLVVPQVYHAHSSRRVLTMELLDGKPLDDLGHARARGVDPAPLVRELLSAWVVSSLRAGAFHADIHAGNLLLLTDGRLGMIDWGIISRLDDESLLMFRGICEAAAGREEAWDDLTVFMIRANGPSFYALGLNDEQIRRFTRANMEPVLVLPLREVSMSSLLLTGDDVVRLATGEAPTRRSIRQKLAGMRAAGRSYRSAVQSGAFETPMMRMGFLSIKQLVYLERYGRMYIPDETLLGDRDFLRRALAESKT from the coding sequence ATGCCGCCCGTAGCCGCCCGCAAGCTTTTGCGGCGGCCGGGCGGCGCGGCGACAGCAGGTCGACGGATCTTCGACGGTCTAGGGGCTACCTACATCAAGTTCGGGCAGTTCATCGCGTCGGCTCCTGGCATCGTCGGCGATGAGGTGGCGGAGGAGTTCCGGGGTTGCCTCGATGCTGGGCCCGCGGTGCCATTTCGACACGTGCGCGCGCTCGTCGAGTCGGAGATGGGGTGCCCACTCGGTGACGTGTTCACTCATTTCGAGGAGACGCCACTGGCGGCCGCCTCCATCGCGGTCGTCCACCGTGCGACGTTGCTAGACGGCACCCCCGTCGCCGTGAAGGTGCTGCGGCCGGGCATCGAGCGCGCGGTTGCGACGGACCTCGCGATGATGGAGGCATGGGTGCGGTTCCTCGCGGCGCGAGGCATCGACCAGGCCTACAACATGGTGGGACTGGTAGTGGGTCTTAAGGCGCAAATCGCCGAGGAGTTGGACCTGGGCAACGAGGCACGCACGATGGACGCCTTCCGCGCGCTTTTCGCGGAGTTCGAGATGTCGCTCCTCGTCGTGCCGCAGGTCTATCACGCGCACTCCTCGCGGCGCGTCTTGACGATGGAACTCCTGGATGGAAAGCCGCTGGATGATCTGGGGCATGCACGGGCGCGCGGCGTAGACCCGGCGCCGCTGGTCCGCGAACTCCTGTCTGCCTGGGTCGTTTCGAGCCTTCGCGCCGGCGCGTTCCACGCGGATATCCACGCCGGCAATCTGCTGCTGCTCACCGATGGCCGGCTCGGCATGATCGACTGGGGGATCATCTCGCGGCTCGACGACGAGTCGCTGCTCATGTTCCGCGGCATATGCGAGGCGGCTGCGGGCCGTGAGGAAGCGTGGGATGACCTGACGGTGTTCATGATCCGCGCGAACGGTCCGAGCTTCTACGCGTTGGGGCTGAACGACGAGCAGATCCGTCGCTTCACGCGGGCCAACATGGAGCCAGTGCTCGTGTTGCCGTTGCGCGAGGTCAGCATGTCTTCGCTGCTCCTGACGGGTGACGACGTCGTGCGCCTCGCGACCGGTGAAGCGCCGACCCGGCGCTCCATCCGCCAAAAGCTGGCGGGAATGAGGGCGGCCGGACGTTCGTACCGCAGCGCCGTGCAGTCCGGCGCGTTCGAGACGCCGATGATGCGCATGGGGTTTCTGTCCATCAAGCAACTCGTCTACCTCGAACGCTACGGACGCATGTACATCCCGGACGAGACGCTCCTGGGAGACCGCGATTTCCTGCGGCGCGCGCTCGCCGAAAGCAAGACTTGA